One window of Triplophysa rosa linkage group LG10, Trosa_1v2, whole genome shotgun sequence genomic DNA carries:
- the ppp1r3ca gene encoding protein phosphatase 1, regulatory subunit 3Ca produces the protein MSSARVLHILSSPMPGPVMPMDVAVQLFITHSPPLRSFLSSYEDFRSRNLVNSCYKPLRPCLSSKAHLEPPLLGWQTSKSKAKKKVVFADSKGMSLTAVHVFSTFDNREPPKPHLQFDLEDLEDVTATLCINSVQSQILDFPQPAADYLDFRSRLLKNLVCLENCTLQERALTGTIKVRNVAYEKSVLVRITFDMWKSYQDVECTFMNNVYGCQDTDTFSFAIELPSYVPPQNRVEFCISYGTGVQTYWDNNDGRNYGLVSTSLQQNKKWNSSTQSKKSESWKIGRKTDKGVNKFVSPLHPKNIIQKWQCWEDFDTSNPYW, from the exons ATGAGTTCTGCGAG AGTTCTTCATATCCTCAGTTCCCCAATGCCCGGTCCAGTTATGCCCATGGACGTTGCTGTGCAGCTCTTCATCACCCATTCTCCACCCCTGCGCAGCTTCCTGAGCTCCTATGAAGACTTCAGGTCACGTAACCTGGTCAACAGCTGCTACAAACCCCTGAGACCCTGCCTGAGCTCCAAAGCCCACCTGGAGCCCCCCTTACTGGGCTGGCAAACATCAAAATCCAAGGCCAAGAAAAAGGTTGTGTTTGCAGACTCCAAGGGCATGTCGCTAACAGCGGTGCATGTCTTCTCCACCTTTGACAACAGAGAACCCCCTAAACCCCACCTGCAGTTTGACCTGGAAGATCTGGAGGACGTCACAGCAACTCTTTGTATAAACTCGGTCCAGAGCCAAATTCTCGATTTTCCACAGCCGGCTGCAGACTATCTGGACTTCCGCAGCAGGCTGTTGAAAAACTTGGTTTGCTTGGAGAACTGTACCCTGCAGGAACGGGCCCTCACTGGCACGATTAAAGTACGTAACGTGGCGTACGAAAAGTCTGTGTTGGTGCGGATCACATTCGACATGTGGAAGAGCTACCAGGACGTGGAATGCACCTTTATGAATAATGTCTATGGTTGCCAGGATACAGACACATTCTCTTTTGCCATTGAATTGCCTAGCTATGTGCCCCCTCAGAATAGGGTAGAATTTTGCATTAGCTATGGAACTGGAGTCCAGACATACTGGGATAACAATGACGGCAGAAATTACGGACTGGTTTCAACATCtttgcaacaaaacaaaaaatggaaTTCATCAACGCAATCGAAGAAATCGGAATCTTGGAAGATAGGCAGGAAAACAGACAAAGGGGTTAACAAATTTGTTAGTCCCCTTCACCCCAAAAACATTATTCAGAAATGGCAGTGTTGGGAGGACTTTGACACTAGTAACCCCTACTGGTAA
- the fgfbp3 gene encoding fibroblast growth factor-binding protein 1, producing the protein MQGRSLLFTLSLLFLLSLSEPKKKSKQPSDAVDGSHSTTVKASLPSGQLSTKDGHRCTWEALERGTNILLTMSCSIPGEEGRRPPYTCQFAGKPWECSAYSSQSSQYWKQVMSKFKKRNNACQGEKVLKTRLCKKDPSVSHMKLTERSEDETTTPVSQGARDESKRKTEVSARKSKGVKKEKEEKREEDGIGEVVNDGYQNTEPDVSYCAEGWSSICRFFVKFFEG; encoded by the coding sequence ATGCAAGGGCGGAGTCTGCTCTTCACCCTttccctcctcttcctcctgtctTTATCTGAGCCAAAAAAGAAGTCCAAGCAGCCGTCAGATGCAGTAGATGGGTCACATAGCACAACAGTGAAAGCCTCACTGCCATCAGGTCAGCTGAGCACTAAAGATGGGCATCGCTGTACCTGGGAGGCTCTGGAGAGAGGCACCAACATCCTACTAACGATGAGCTGCTCCATCCCTGGGGAGGAGGGGCGTAGACCTCCGTACACTTGCCAGTTTGCAGGGAAACCGTGGGAATGTTCAGCGTACAGCAGCCAGTCCTCCCAGTACTGGAAGCAAGTGATGAGCAAATTTAAGAAGCGGAATAACGCTTGTCAGGGTGAGAAAGTTTTGAAAACCCGCCTGTGTAAGAAAGATCCAAGCGTGTCCCACATGAAACTCACGGAAAGAAGCGAAGATGAAACAACCACGCCCGTGAGCCAGGGGGCGAGGGACGAGAGCAAACGCAAAACAGAGGTATCTGCGAGGAAAAGCAAAGGGGTAAAGAAGGAAAAGGAAGAGAAAAGAGAGGAGGATGGGATTGGAGAAGTCGTCAACGATGGATACCAAAACACAGAGCCTGACGTGAGCTACTGCGCAGAGGGATGGAGTTCCATCTGCCGCTTCTTTGTCAAGTTTTTTGAAGGTTAA